Proteins from a single region of Chitinophagales bacterium:
- a CDS encoding Fic family protein, with product MKSLFDKIREKRIELNIKSSELAQKLKIDQSLISKFENGKRMPTRTQVIQLAKALKLNVDELLVLYTKELIYKEIGQDDIAYEAITMVREEISYYKKANENKLSESIKKMLSEIDKLRNKLQVLRENDSYRIVQALELEYTYESNKIEGNTLTLQETDLIVNEGLTISGKSMREHLEAINHQEAIDYVKDLVDKNHEIDERTILSIHNLILRGINKEYAGKYRNVQVMIKGSKHLPPQAYLVAKQMEDLLIWYYQNKSNLHPVVLAAEMHQKLVTIHPFIDGNGRTSRLLMNLILLQNGYVIANLKGDSNSRINYYNALEKSQINENKNEDFIKLIANQELDSLKNYIQILS from the coding sequence ATGAAAAGTCTATTTGATAAAATAAGAGAAAAAAGAATAGAACTCAATATAAAATCAAGTGAGTTAGCTCAAAAACTTAAAATAGATCAATCCTTAATAAGTAAATTTGAGAATGGGAAACGTATGCCCACACGTACACAAGTTATTCAGCTTGCTAAAGCACTAAAACTCAATGTAGATGAACTACTTGTACTTTATACCAAAGAACTTATTTACAAAGAAATAGGACAAGATGATATAGCTTATGAAGCAATAACCATGGTAAGAGAAGAAATTTCTTACTACAAAAAAGCAAATGAGAATAAGCTAAGCGAGTCCATAAAAAAAATGCTTTCTGAAATAGATAAACTAAGAAATAAGCTACAAGTACTTAGAGAAAATGACAGTTATAGAATAGTACAAGCTTTAGAATTAGAATATACCTACGAAAGTAATAAAATAGAAGGCAATACGCTTACTTTGCAAGAAACAGATTTAATTGTAAACGAAGGATTAACCATTTCAGGAAAAAGCATGAGAGAGCATCTTGAAGCCATAAATCATCAAGAAGCTATTGATTATGTTAAAGATTTAGTAGATAAAAACCATGAAATAGATGAAAGAACCATTTTATCTATTCATAATTTAATACTAAGAGGTATAAATAAAGAATATGCCGGAAAATACAGAAATGTACAAGTTATGATAAAAGGAAGCAAACATTTACCTCCTCAAGCGTATCTTGTTGCAAAACAAATGGAAGATTTACTAATTTGGTATTATCAAAATAAATCTAACCTACATCCTGTAGTTTTGGCGGCAGAAATGCACCAAAAGTTAGTAACTATACATCCTTTTATAGATGGAAACGGAAGAACATCAAGACTGTTGATGAACTTAATTTTACTTCAAAATGGATATGTAATTGCAAATTTAAAAGGAGATTCTAATTCAAGAATAAACTATTATAATGCTTTAGAAAAATCTCAAATTAATGAAAATAAAAATGAAGATTTTATAAAGCTAATAGCCAATCAAGAATTAGATAGTTTAAAAAACTATATTCAAATTTTAAGCTAA
- the menD gene encoding 2-succinyl-5-enolpyruvyl-6-hydroxy-3-cyclohexene-1-carboxylic-acid synthase produces the protein MNTDKIHIQQLAEICAIKGIEHAVISPGSRCAPLIVAFNRQKNIRCHSIIDERSAAFVALGIAQQTKKPVALICTSGSAILNYAPALAEAFYQKIPLLVLSADRPNEWIDQGENQSIQQFEVYKNYIKKSYQLPLQVNAEKDLWYSNRIVSEAINFCVFPDFGPVHINIPLREPLYQLTNTKNENPKVIDFNTPHYKLEEKEITTLQKTWLKSKGILIVVGGFKSRDLSLEKVLQKISKQSNVVVLTESVSNVYGKNFVNQIDSSIEIITKEKNPTFIPELVITLGAGVVSKKLKFWLRGIKHEHWHLSQSSQHWDIFQSLSKVIQINETDFFSYFSNLEIKPDSIFKKNWLKLHKKTQELLDNFLSKSEFNDFKVFDFLIKNIPTDSLLQLGNSTPVRYVNLLNIDTNKNVKINSNRGVSGIDGVLSTAAGASLTTKNPCICINGDIASLYDSNAFLNFELKSNFKVIIINNGGGNIFKIIPGPDSLDELEQFFETKHNIDFKNIALAYNLTYFSANNAETLATEFKKFIAHNKQASILEINTKNCSNSDSLRHYFDYLKDNISTDKL, from the coding sequence ATGAATACAGATAAAATACATATACAACAGTTGGCAGAAATTTGTGCAATTAAAGGTATTGAACATGCTGTTATTTCTCCTGGCTCAAGGTGTGCTCCTTTAATAGTGGCATTTAACAGGCAGAAAAATATAAGGTGTCATTCTATAATAGATGAACGCAGTGCTGCTTTTGTTGCTTTAGGCATAGCCCAACAAACTAAAAAACCTGTTGCCTTAATTTGCACCAGTGGCTCTGCTATTCTAAATTATGCTCCGGCTCTTGCAGAAGCCTTTTATCAAAAAATACCGCTGTTGGTTTTAAGTGCCGATAGACCTAACGAATGGATTGACCAAGGCGAAAACCAAAGCATACAGCAATTTGAAGTTTATAAAAATTATATTAAAAAATCGTATCAGCTGCCACTACAAGTTAATGCAGAAAAAGACCTTTGGTATAGCAATAGAATTGTATCTGAAGCTATTAATTTTTGTGTATTCCCCGATTTTGGCCCGGTGCATATAAACATTCCGCTTAGAGAACCTTTGTACCAGCTAACCAATACAAAAAATGAAAACCCTAAAGTAATTGACTTTAACACACCGCACTACAAACTTGAAGAAAAAGAGATAACTACACTTCAAAAAACGTGGCTGAAAAGCAAAGGAATTTTAATAGTTGTAGGTGGTTTTAAAAGTAGAGATTTATCTTTAGAAAAAGTGCTACAAAAAATTTCTAAACAAAGTAATGTGGTTGTACTTACAGAATCCGTTTCTAATGTTTATGGAAAAAACTTTGTCAATCAAATAGATTCGTCTATTGAAATAATTACTAAAGAAAAAAATCCCACTTTCATTCCTGAATTGGTTATAACATTAGGTGCGGGAGTTGTTTCTAAAAAATTAAAATTTTGGTTAAGAGGTATTAAGCATGAACATTGGCATTTAAGTCAATCATCTCAACATTGGGATATTTTTCAGTCTTTATCAAAAGTAATTCAAATAAATGAAACCGACTTTTTTTCATATTTCAGCAATTTAGAAATTAAACCCGATAGTATTTTTAAGAAAAACTGGCTTAAACTTCATAAAAAAACACAAGAACTTTTAGACAACTTCTTATCAAAATCTGAGTTTAACGATTTTAAAGTTTTTGATTTTTTAATAAAAAATATTCCTACCGACAGTTTATTACAACTGGGCAATAGTACGCCCGTTAGATACGTAAACCTGCTAAATATTGATACTAATAAAAATGTAAAAATAAACTCAAACAGAGGTGTAAGTGGTATAGATGGCGTACTTAGTACTGCTGCCGGAGCAAGCTTAACCACAAAAAATCCATGTATTTGTATTAATGGCGATATTGCTTCATTATATGATAGCAACGCTTTTTTAAATTTTGAATTAAAAAGTAATTTTAAAGTAATAATAATTAACAATGGAGGTGGCAATATTTTTAAAATAATTCCCGGACCGGATAGTTTAGATGAATTAGAGCAATTTTTTGAAACAAAACACAATATTGATTTTAAAAATATAGCTTTAGCGTATAATCTCACCTATTTTTCTGCAAATAATGCTGAAACTTTAGCAACAGAATTTAAAAAGTTTATTGCCCATAACAAACAAGCCAGTATTTTAGAAATAAATACTAAAAATTGTTCTAATTCAGACAGTTTAAGGCATTATTTTGATTACTTGAAAGATAATATATCTACAGATAAATTGTAA
- a CDS encoding ATP-binding cassette domain-containing protein produces the protein MNSTEPTINPVVKLEKANIYQDKSLILNEVNLHINSGEFVYLIGKTGSGKSSLLKTLYADLPLQNGNGFVNNFDLCKLKRKDIPMLRRSIGIVFQDFELLMDRNVNENLSFVLEATGWQDKKKMQNRIDQVLNQVGLTTKHFKMPHELSGGEQQRVVIARALLNHPPLILADEPTGNLDPSTSDEIMKLLFKINKESDTAFLMATHNYTILEKFPGKIIKCSSGTIQEEEGLSVSIN, from the coding sequence ATGAATAGCACTGAACCTACCATTAATCCCGTTGTAAAACTTGAAAAAGCCAATATTTATCAAGATAAATCATTGATTTTAAACGAAGTAAATTTACACATCAACTCGGGGGAATTTGTTTACTTAATAGGAAAAACAGGCAGTGGCAAAAGTTCATTACTAAAAACTTTATATGCTGATTTACCGCTACAAAACGGCAATGGTTTTGTAAACAATTTTGATTTATGCAAGCTTAAAAGAAAAGATATTCCCATGCTTAGAAGAAGCATAGGTATTGTTTTTCAAGATTTTGAATTGCTAATGGATAGAAATGTAAATGAGAATTTATCTTTTGTATTAGAAGCAACAGGCTGGCAAGACAAAAAGAAAATGCAAAATAGAATAGACCAAGTTTTAAACCAAGTGGGGCTTACAACAAAACATTTTAAAATGCCTCACGAGCTTTCTGGTGGTGAGCAACAGCGAGTGGTTATAGCCAGAGCTCTTTTAAATCATCCGCCACTTATACTTGCCGATGAGCCTACGGGAAATTTAGATCCCAGCACTTCTGACGAAATAATGAAGCTACTTTTTAAGATAAACAAAGAGTCTGACACTGCTTTTTTAATGGCGACACACAATTATACTATACTTGAAAAATTTCCGGGGAAAATAATTAAATGTTCTTCTGGAACTATACAAGAAGAAGAAGGACTTTCTGTTTCAATAAACTAA
- a CDS encoding glycosyltransferase family 2 protein, translated as MDVSVLIPVYNYNISTLVTQLINQLEKLKLNFEILLIDDCSDLSSTYLNLKVNQKNNVKYEVLTENIGRAAIRNLLFKNAKYDFCICIDCDMLVENEHFINNYIKENEQNCILVGGHYYQKEKPKDNNLFLHWKYGTSIESRGKTSFMSSNFACNKNTFEQIKFNNSLKNYGHEDTLFGILAKEKQIEIKQVNNPLLHSGIETNTVFLEKQKQAVFNLKALYKSKFYSKKLKKHIKLISYANIPFLGKTLKPLEPLLLKNLKSIKPNLFNLQLLKIIWWNKN; from the coding sequence ATGGATGTTTCTGTATTAATTCCTGTATATAATTACAATATTTCTACATTAGTTACTCAGTTAATTAATCAACTTGAAAAACTTAAACTAAACTTTGAAATTTTATTGATTGACGATTGCTCCGATTTAAGTTCTACTTATTTAAACTTAAAAGTAAATCAAAAAAATAATGTAAAATATGAAGTACTTACCGAAAATATAGGTAGAGCCGCCATTAGAAATTTGCTATTTAAAAATGCTAAATACGATTTTTGTATTTGCATAGATTGCGATATGCTTGTTGAAAATGAGCATTTTATCAATAATTATATCAAAGAAAATGAACAAAACTGCATTTTAGTAGGTGGACATTACTATCAAAAAGAAAAGCCAAAAGACAATAACCTATTTTTACATTGGAAATATGGTACATCAATAGAAAGTAGAGGTAAAACTTCCTTTATGTCAAGTAATTTTGCTTGCAATAAAAATACATTTGAGCAAATAAAATTTAATAACTCATTAAAAAACTACGGGCATGAAGATACTTTGTTTGGCATTTTAGCTAAGGAAAAACAAATAGAAATAAAACAAGTAAACAATCCTTTGCTTCACAGTGGAATAGAAACCAATACTGTTTTTTTAGAGAAACAAAAGCAAGCTGTTTTTAACTTAAAAGCCTTGTATAAAAGTAAGTTTTATTCAAAAAAATTGAAAAAGCACATTAAACTTATTAGCTATGCTAATATTCCTTTTTTGGGAAAAACACTAAAACCCTTAGAACCTTTATTATTAAAAAATTTAAAAAGCATAAAGCCAAATTTATTTAACTTGCAGTTACTGAAAATTATTTGGTGGAATAAAAATTAA
- the dapB gene encoding 4-hydroxy-tetrahydrodipicolinate reductase, producing the protein MKVALLGYGKMGKTIEPILIERGHEVVLKITAENIDKLTSENLKKADIAIEFSRPESAVKNYVLCFENNIPVVSGTTAWQAEKELVFSSLKKHNGTFFYAPNFSIGVNIFFKINEVLAKLMNKQNSYDVEMEEIHHTQKLDSPSGTAIKTAEIILNELENKKSWQENKTDTKENLLIKTFREENVPGTHKVRYFSDVDELTFEHVAFSRKGFALGAVLAAEWVVNKKGYFEMKDMLNL; encoded by the coding sequence ATGAAAGTAGCATTGTTAGGATATGGCAAAATGGGTAAAACGATAGAACCTATTTTGATAGAAAGAGGACATGAAGTAGTACTAAAAATAACTGCTGAAAACATTGATAAACTAACTTCAGAAAATTTAAAGAAAGCAGATATTGCCATTGAGTTTTCAAGGCCTGAAAGTGCTGTAAAAAACTACGTTTTGTGTTTTGAAAACAATATTCCTGTGGTTTCGGGGACTACTGCGTGGCAAGCGGAAAAAGAATTAGTTTTCTCTTCTTTAAAAAAACATAATGGTACTTTTTTTTATGCTCCAAATTTTAGCATTGGTGTCAATATTTTTTTTAAAATAAATGAAGTACTTGCCAAATTAATGAATAAACAAAATAGCTACGATGTGGAAATGGAAGAAATTCATCATACTCAAAAGTTAGATTCGCCAAGTGGAACAGCCATAAAAACTGCTGAAATAATTTTAAATGAGTTAGAAAACAAAAAAAGCTGGCAAGAAAATAAAACAGATACTAAAGAAAATTTATTGATAAAAACATTTAGAGAAGAAAATGTACCCGGCACTCATAAAGTTCGTTATTTTTCAGATGTAGATGAACTCACTTTTGAGCATGTTGCTTTTTCTCGCAAAGGTTTTGCTTTAGGAGCCGTTTTAGCAGCCGAATGGGTTGTAAATAAAAAAGGCTATTTTGAAATGAAAGATATGTTAAACCTATAA
- a CDS encoding pyridoxal phosphate-dependent aminotransferase, giving the protein MELSNLINRVPPSETITMAQKARDLKAQGKDVISLTIGEPDFDTPQHIKDAAVEALANGDTKYTPVPGTVELRKAIVDKFKRDNNLEFTTDQIVVSCGAKQTIANIALCILNEGDEVLLPAPFWVSYAGIADMCNAKKVIIKTSIENDFKITPQELEANISDKTKLLIFSSPCNPTGSLYSQKELEELALVIAKYPNLIVVSDEIYEYINFTGEAHFSIGRIEAVKNQVVTVNGMSKGFAMTGFRIGYMGAPLWLAKACSKLQSQFTSGASSISQAASVVALNSPLTATFKMRDSFLKRRDLMLNMLKEAEGLKLNVPEGAFYIFPDVSAYFGKSYEKYTITCPTDLVFYLLETVYVATVGGESFGDENCLRISYAASEKDLTEAATRIKDALSKLK; this is encoded by the coding sequence ATGGAGTTATCTAATTTAATAAACAGAGTGCCACCTTCTGAAACCATAACAATGGCTCAAAAAGCCCGAGATTTAAAAGCTCAGGGCAAAGATGTAATAAGCCTTACAATAGGCGAACCCGATTTTGATACTCCACAACATATAAAAGATGCGGCAGTGGAAGCATTAGCTAATGGCGACACAAAATACACGCCTGTGCCTGGCACAGTAGAATTAAGAAAAGCTATTGTTGATAAATTTAAAAGAGATAATAATTTAGAATTTACTACAGACCAAATAGTGGTTTCTTGTGGAGCTAAGCAAACTATTGCTAATATAGCTTTGTGTATATTAAATGAGGGCGATGAAGTGTTGCTACCAGCTCCTTTTTGGGTAAGTTATGCAGGTATAGCAGATATGTGCAATGCTAAAAAAGTAATTATTAAAACATCAATAGAAAACGATTTTAAAATAACACCGCAAGAACTGGAAGCTAATATTTCTGATAAAACTAAGTTGTTAATTTTTAGCTCGCCATGCAATCCTACAGGTTCTTTGTATAGCCAAAAAGAGTTAGAAGAATTGGCATTAGTTATTGCTAAATATCCTAATTTAATAGTGGTAAGCGATGAAATATATGAATATATCAATTTTACAGGAGAAGCTCATTTTAGTATAGGAAGAATAGAAGCTGTTAAAAATCAGGTAGTTACAGTTAATGGTATGAGTAAAGGTTTTGCCATGACAGGCTTTAGAATAGGCTATATGGGAGCTCCTTTGTGGTTGGCTAAAGCTTGCTCTAAATTGCAAAGCCAATTTACGTCCGGGGCAAGTTCTATTTCACAGGCAGCATCGGTAGTGGCATTAAATAGTCCATTAACGGCTACTTTTAAAATGAGAGATAGCTTTTTAAAGCGTAGAGATTTAATGCTAAATATGCTAAAAGAAGCCGAAGGATTAAAGCTAAATGTGCCTGAAGGAGCATTTTATATTTTTCCGGACGTAAGTGCTTATTTTGGTAAATCTTACGAAAAATACACTATCACTTGCCCTACAGATTTAGTGTTTTATTTATTAGAAACAGTTTATGTTGCTACAGTAGGCGGAGAGTCTTTTGGAGATGAAAATTGTTTGCGTATTTCTTATGCCGCCAGCGAAAAAGATTTAACAGAAGCTGCTACAAGAATTAAAGATGCGTTGAGCAAACTAAAATAG
- a CDS encoding ATP-dependent Clp protease adaptor ClpS has protein sequence MGKYQEQHQTDVLTIEKELSTSNLVVYNDEVNTFDWVIETLIEVCKHTYEQAEQCSIFIHTQGKYAVKEGSLKKLRPMRDAIIERGIQATIE, from the coding sequence ATGGGAAAATATCAAGAGCAACATCAAACCGATGTATTAACGATAGAAAAAGAGCTAAGCACCAGCAATTTAGTAGTATATAACGATGAAGTAAATACTTTTGACTGGGTAATAGAAACACTTATAGAGGTTTGTAAACACACTTATGAGCAAGCAGAGCAATGCTCAATTTTTATACACACACAAGGTAAATATGCGGTAAAAGAAGGTAGCTTAAAAAAGCTTCGCCCTATGCGAGATGCCATTATAGAAAGAGGCATACAAGCTACTATTGAGTAA
- a CDS encoding HAMP domain-containing histidine kinase, with protein sequence MDIYQRKSRIKFLIIIAAILIAIASLWYTGRLAKKIADEEKSKVILWAQALEKKANLVKLTGNLFKKIGDDQRTDIENWADATSLLLRTDDMESLSFLSKLIIGNTNIPVIHTDADNKIIDYRNIDFKANIDTTYYVDSLLNSEAFQTYKPVEINYISGKNFIYYSDSKIFSELKLTFKDLTESFIDDIVANSASLPVLLVDNNNKVIASGNIDEKDLLPENIATTISNMAKENQPVQLDLGDSSTKTLYYQHSTILKQLKAFPFIQLFLFGILIAVAYLGFSSARNAEQNRVWVGMAKETAHQLGTPISSLSAWVDYLKEMPEEASKSNFINEVEKDVNRLTLIAERFSKIGSKSDLQALKVRETLEKIVAYMDKRSSDKVTFSIEMENEDLQFNINEALFNWVIENLIKNALDAMEGVGNVTIRAFESSKNIVVDVMDTGKGIPKNKFETVFQPGYSTKKRGWGLGLSLVKRIIDNYHKGKIYVKESSEKGTTFRIKLPKA encoded by the coding sequence ATGGATATTTATCAACGAAAATCAAGAATTAAATTCCTAATAATAATAGCGGCAATATTAATAGCTATTGCTTCGCTGTGGTACACGGGCAGATTGGCTAAAAAAATAGCCGATGAAGAAAAAAGCAAAGTTATACTTTGGGCTCAAGCCTTAGAAAAAAAGGCTAACTTGGTTAAACTTACGGGCAACTTATTTAAAAAAATAGGCGATGACCAGCGTACAGATATTGAAAATTGGGCAGATGCCACCAGCTTACTTTTAAGAACAGACGATATGGAATCGCTTTCCTTTTTGAGTAAACTTATAATAGGGAATACCAATATTCCTGTTATTCATACCGATGCCGATAATAAAATAATAGACTATAGAAATATAGATTTTAAAGCAAATATAGACACCACATACTATGTAGATAGCTTGTTAAATTCAGAAGCATTTCAAACCTACAAACCTGTAGAAATTAATTATATAAGTGGCAAAAATTTTATCTATTACAGCGATTCTAAAATATTTTCTGAACTCAAATTAACTTTTAAAGACTTAACAGAGTCTTTTATTGATGATATTGTAGCTAACTCCGCCTCTCTGCCTGTTTTATTGGTAGATAATAACAATAAGGTAATAGCCAGCGGAAACATTGATGAAAAAGATTTACTGCCCGAAAATATAGCTACTACCATTTCAAATATGGCTAAAGAAAACCAGCCTGTACAGTTAGATTTAGGCGATTCAAGTACCAAAACTTTATATTACCAACATTCTACTATTTTAAAGCAGTTAAAAGCATTTCCTTTTATTCAATTATTCTTATTTGGTATATTAATAGCCGTAGCATATTTAGGTTTTAGCAGTGCCAGAAATGCTGAGCAAAACAGAGTTTGGGTAGGCATGGCTAAAGAAACAGCACACCAGTTAGGCACGCCTATTTCATCTTTGAGTGCTTGGGTAGATTATTTAAAAGAAATGCCCGAAGAAGCATCAAAATCTAACTTTATAAATGAAGTAGAAAAAGATGTAAACAGACTAACACTTATAGCAGAACGTTTCTCTAAAATAGGTTCAAAATCGGATTTGCAAGCCCTAAAAGTTAGAGAAACACTTGAAAAAATAGTAGCTTACATGGACAAACGCAGCTCAGACAAAGTTACTTTCAGTATAGAAATGGAAAATGAAGATTTACAATTTAATATAAACGAAGCTTTATTTAACTGGGTTATAGAAAACCTTATAAAAAATGCCTTAGATGCCATGGAAGGCGTAGGAAATGTAACTATCAGGGCTTTTGAATCAAGCAAAAATATAGTAGTAGATGTAATGGACACGGGCAAAGGTATTCCCAAAAATAAATTTGAAACCGTATTTCAACCCGGCTATAGCACCAAAAAACGTGGCTGGGGTTTAGGACTTTCTTTAGTAAAAAGAATTATTGACAATTATCACAAAGGCAAAATTTACGTTAAAGAATCCTCTGAAAAAGGAACCACTTTTAGAATAAAGCTGCCCAAAGCATAA
- the rocD gene encoding ornithine--oxo-acid transaminase, whose translation MTENVLSKTEQAIAMEDKYGAHNYHPLPVVLKKGKGVFVWDVEGKTYFDFLSAYSAVNQGHCHPRIINALKKQAEELTLTSRAFYSEALSEYEKYITAYFGYDKVLPINTGVEAVETALKLCRKWAYEKKGIPLNQAKIIMVEGNFHGRTLAVISGSTDPDSRGGFGPYLPGLEIIPYNNVDALAKAAKDPNVAGFLVEPIQGEAGVFVPDEGYLKKCFEICKENNILFIADEVQTGLARTGKMLCVDHENIKPDIVILGKALSGGVFPVSAVLANDDIMLCIKPGEHGSTYGGNPLACKVAIEALKVIKDESLQDNAKYLGQYFRQEIAKIKHPLLKLVRGKGLLNAVVINDSEDSDTAWKICLKLRDNGLLAKPTHGNIIRFAPPLVITKAQLDECIAIIKKTFEEF comes from the coding sequence ATGACAGAAAACGTGCTAAGTAAAACCGAACAGGCAATAGCCATGGAAGATAAATATGGAGCTCACAACTACCACCCTCTTCCTGTAGTATTAAAAAAAGGCAAAGGTGTATTTGTGTGGGATGTAGAAGGAAAAACTTATTTTGATTTCTTATCGGCATATTCTGCTGTAAACCAAGGACACTGCCACCCACGAATTATAAATGCCTTAAAAAAACAAGCTGAAGAATTAACCTTAACTTCAAGAGCATTTTATAGCGAAGCACTTAGCGAATACGAAAAATACATAACAGCCTACTTTGGCTACGACAAAGTTTTGCCCATAAATACAGGTGTAGAAGCTGTAGAAACTGCTTTAAAATTATGCAGAAAATGGGCTTATGAGAAAAAAGGAATTCCGCTTAACCAAGCTAAAATTATTATGGTAGAAGGAAATTTTCATGGAAGAACCTTAGCCGTAATTTCTGGAAGTACCGACCCCGATAGTCGCGGTGGTTTTGGTCCTTATTTGCCCGGTTTAGAAATAATACCTTACAACAATGTTGACGCTTTAGCTAAAGCGGCTAAAGACCCCAATGTAGCAGGATTTTTAGTAGAACCCATACAAGGAGAAGCAGGTGTTTTTGTTCCAGATGAAGGATATTTAAAAAAATGCTTTGAAATATGCAAAGAGAACAACATTCTTTTTATAGCAGATGAAGTACAAACAGGATTAGCACGAACAGGGAAAATGCTTTGTGTTGACCACGAAAATATAAAACCGGATATTGTTATTTTAGGTAAAGCACTTTCGGGAGGTGTTTTTCCGGTAAGTGCCGTTTTAGCCAATGATGACATAATGCTTTGCATTAAACCGGGCGAGCATGGTTCTACTTATGGCGGAAATCCATTAGCGTGTAAAGTGGCTATAGAGGCTTTAAAAGTTATAAAAGATGAAAGCCTTCAAGATAATGCTAAATATTTAGGGCAATATTTTAGACAGGAAATAGCAAAAATTAAACATCCATTGTTAAAATTAGTAAGAGGAAAAGGCTTGCTAAATGCTGTAGTTATAAACGATAGTGAAGATAGCGATACTGCTTGGAAAATATGTTTAAAACTAAGAGATAACGGACTATTAGCTAAACCTACACATGGGAATATTATACGTTTTGCTCCACCGTTAGTTATAACCAAAGCACAACTTGATGAGTGCATAGCCATTATAAAAAAGACATTTGAAGAGTTTTAA
- a CDS encoding antibiotic biosynthesis monooxygenase codes for MSKEKNFVAINYITCKDHYKERFEELFASRKGAIDKMPGFQEMEVLKPMSDEGETVYLIMSHWESEDAFKDWTKSEAFLEGHKRGFEDLKQAKMRGEEAPMSSSFKTYEVISR; via the coding sequence ATGAGTAAAGAAAAAAACTTTGTAGCCATTAATTATATAACTTGTAAAGACCATTACAAAGAAAGATTTGAAGAACTTTTTGCTTCTCGTAAAGGTGCTATAGATAAAATGCCGGGATTTCAAGAAATGGAAGTTTTAAAACCTATGAGTGATGAAGGCGAAACAGTTTATTTAATAATGAGCCATTGGGAAAGTGAAGATGCTTTTAAAGATTGGACTAAAAGCGAAGCCTTTTTAGAAGGTCATAAGCGTGGTTTTGAAGATTTAAAACAAGCAAAAATGAGAGGAGAAGAAGCTCCTATGAGCTCATCTTTTAAAACTTATGAAGTTATATCAAGATAA